One Polaribacter reichenbachii genomic window, AAAATTCCGCACAAAAATAGACTTAGCATAGAAACTAAGGCTACTACATCTGGGGAGTATTTACCCCAAACAAATAAAGCAATGGTAATAACAAGGATAATCAGCATTAAAGTCATAATATATTTTTTATTTTGATGATGTAAAATTAGCATCAATATACATTGGTTTTTATGATAGATATCATACTCTTAAGAAGCCATTAACTTTTATGAATTCAATAAAAAAAAAGCTATTTTTTTTTGAAAATAAAAATCGAAAACGTAATAGAAATCTTTTAAAACGAAATATAAGCTTTAAATAGATTATTTTTGATTGCTGTTGATGAAGGTTATTAAATAAATATTTTTTTTGTTTGATATAAATTCGTCATTTTTAAACTTTATAAACAAAATAATCATTTATGAAATTAGATATTTTAGCATTTGGAGCTCATCCTGATGATGTAGAATTAGGAAGTGGAGCAACAATTGCCAAAGAAATTTCTTTAGGTAAAAAAGTAGGAATTGTAGATTTAACCAGAGGTGAATTAGGTACACGTGGTTCTGCTGCAATAAGAGATATAGAAGCCAAAAATGCTGCAAATATTTTAGGAGTTTCTGTAAGAGAAAACTTAGGTTTTGCAGACGGATTCTTTGTTAACGATAGAAAACATCAGCTCGAGATTATAAAAATGATTCGAAAATATCAACCAGAAATTGTGTTGTGTAACGCTATAGATGATAGGCATATAGATCATTCTAAAGGAAGTAAGTTAGTTTCTGATGCTTGTTTTTTAAGCGGATTGTTAAAAATTGAAACCACAGTAGAAGGGAAGCTTCAAGAAAAATGGAGACCTAAGTATGTATATCATTATATACAATGGAAAAATATTGAGCCAGATTTTGTTGTTGATGTTACTGGCTTTATGGAAATCAAAGAAAAATCGGTATTGGCATATAGTTCTCAGTTTTTCGATCCAACAAGTAACGAGCCAGAAACACCAATAACCAGCAAAAATTTTACAGAAAGTATAAATTACAGAGCAAAAGATTTAGGAAGGTTAATTGGGGTAGATTTTGCAGAAGGCTTTACGTCAGAACGTTATGTAGCTGTAGAAAATTTAAGTAAATTAATTTAATTTTTTTCTTTCCATAATTCAAAAATTAATTATATTTGCACCCGCAAGTTATATGGTGGTTGTAGCTCAGTTGGTTAGAGCGTCGGTTTGTGGTACCGAAAGTCGCCGGTTCGAATCCGGTCTTCCACCCAAAATACTTTGAATTAAAAAGCCTATCTTTTCAGATAGGCTTTTTTTAGGGGTAAAGGGGATTTAATTGATTCTTTCTTTAAATCAAATATTGAAGGTTTAACTCCCAAAAAAATACAATGCTAGGGAACAATATATTTTTCTTTTTGTTAAACTCTAAATTATACGATGGGCTCGCTAATTAGAATTCTTAACAGAATCTTCAATATTTGATAGTTTTTGAACAATGTCTTTAGACAACTCTTCAAATTGTTTCATAACTATGTTTTTTATATGCTGTTCAATAGGGGATTGAACTTTTAGGGGGACATAATTATTTTTATATTTTCCATTGCCAGTAAATAACCACATTGGGTCTATACCTTCTATATTATCTATAATAGCAAGCAAAATAGTTTCATTAGGTTTTTTTGTATAATTAACCACTGCACTTATCAATTGTTGCGAAACTCCAATCAGTTCCGAAAACTGTCTTTGATTTAATCCAGTATCTTTAAAAACCTTTATTACTCTATCAGAACGTTGTTTATCTTCATCTTTCATAATAACACTTCAAATGTAGTAATAATTTACCACAAACAATGTATTTTTATCAATAAATATGGTAATATTTTTAATAAAGTATTTAAATCGCTATTAATCAGTAATTTATGATATATAAAAATATGACTTGTAAAAAAAAAGCCTACAGAACGTAGGCTTTTTTTAGGGGTAAAGGGGATTTAATATAAATTAAAAACCAAATATTAAAGATTATAACCTAAATAATATTGCCTAGGGAACAATACAAATGAGATTTGTTAATTTTGTAATTACGATGGGCTCGTTAATTAGAATTCTTAACAGAATCTTCAATATTTGATAGTTTTTGAAGGATGTCTACAGACAATTCTTCAAACTCCTTTCTAACTATGTTTTTTATATGAAGCTCAATAGGGGATTCTACTTCTAGGGGTTCATAGTTATTCTTTTCAGAACCAACACCGGTTAACAACCACATTGGATCAATTCCTTTTATTTTATCAATAATAGCGAGTAAAATAGCTTCATTTGGCTTCTTAGTATAATTAATTACTGCACTTACTAACTGTTGTGATACTCCAATGAGTTCAGCAAACTGTCTTTGGTTTAATCCAGAATCATTAAATACTGAAATTACTCTATCAGAACGTTTTTTATCTTCAATTTTCATAGCGTGAGGGACTAACACCACAAATGTAGTAATTATTTACTACAAACAATGATTATTTTTAAAAAAGTTTTAATTATTTTTTTAAAGCAGCAATGATTTCTGTCTTTTTCCTTGCTGACACAGGGATGTTAGAAGAATCAGTTAATATTAAATAACCTCCATCAGACTTGATAAATTCCTTAATGAAGCTCTTATTTACTAAATGACTCTGATGAACACGTAAAAAATTAACCTCTTTTAAGATGTCTGAGTAGTACTTTAAGGTTTTAGAAACAAGAATTTTAGTGTTATCTAGTAAATAGAAGGTTGTGTAGTTATTATCAGACTTACATCTTACTATATTCTCAATATCAACAATAATAATCTTTTCTGATGTATGCAGTGAAAGTCTTTTTGGTTTTTCTGTAGGTTGTGTAACTAACTGTTTTAAAACACTTAATTGTTTTTGTCTTGGTTGAATTTGATCTTTAGCTTTGGCAATTGCGTTTGTTAATTCGTTAATAGAGTAGGGTTTAAGTATATAATCTATTGCAGCAAATTTAAAAGCTTTAATAGCAAATTCATCGCTTGCAGTAACAAATATTACCTTAGTATTTAAGTTGGGTACAATTTCTAAAATATCAAAACCAGTACCATCACCTAACATAATATCTAGAAAAAGTAAATCTGGTTTTAGTGTTTGTAATTGCTTAGAAGCCTCTACCACACTAGAAGCTTTACCTATAATTTCTATTTCTGGATGGTTTCTTTCAATATCATTAGATAACATTTCTAAAGCTTCAGGAATATCATCTACCACAAATGATGTAAACTTTTTCATAATTGGAGTATTGGGTTTTAATAATCTGTTTTTAAAGGGATTCTAAAATTTACTTGAGTTCCTTTAATATCTTTATCTTCTTTAATCTCAGATATCTTTAAATTACTTTTGGTGCTAATTAAATATAATCGTTCTTTAGAAACCTTTAAAGCTACTGATTTATGATGAGAATGTTGCTTTTGTTGCTTAGATTGATGGATACCAATTCCGTTATCAATGATACTACAAAGTAAGAAATGATGTTTTACTTCAAAATTAATCATTATTTCACCTGTTTTGTTTTTCTGGAAAGCGTGTTCTATAGAATTCTCTACA contains:
- the bshB1 gene encoding bacillithiol biosynthesis deacetylase BshB1 yields the protein MKLDILAFGAHPDDVELGSGATIAKEISLGKKVGIVDLTRGELGTRGSAAIRDIEAKNAANILGVSVRENLGFADGFFVNDRKHQLEIIKMIRKYQPEIVLCNAIDDRHIDHSKGSKLVSDACFLSGLLKIETTVEGKLQEKWRPKYVYHYIQWKNIEPDFVVDVTGFMEIKEKSVLAYSSQFFDPTSNEPETPITSKNFTESINYRAKDLGRLIGVDFAEGFTSERYVAVENLSKLI
- a CDS encoding helix-turn-helix domain-containing protein; this translates as MKDEDKQRSDRVIKVFKDTGLNQRQFSELIGVSQQLISAVVNYTKKPNETILLAIIDNIEGIDPMWLFTGNGKYKNNYVPLKVQSPIEQHIKNIVMKQFEELSKDIVQKLSNIEDSVKNSN
- a CDS encoding helix-turn-helix domain-containing protein; translation: MLVPHAMKIEDKKRSDRVISVFNDSGLNQRQFAELIGVSQQLVSAVINYTKKPNEAILLAIIDKIKGIDPMWLLTGVGSEKNNYEPLEVESPIELHIKNIVRKEFEELSVDILQKLSNIEDSVKNSN
- a CDS encoding LytR/AlgR family response regulator transcription factor, translated to MKKFTSFVVDDIPEALEMLSNDIERNHPEIEIIGKASSVVEASKQLQTLKPDLLFLDIMLGDGTGFDILEIVPNLNTKVIFVTASDEFAIKAFKFAAIDYILKPYSINELTNAIAKAKDQIQPRQKQLSVLKQLVTQPTEKPKRLSLHTSEKIIIVDIENIVRCKSDNNYTTFYLLDNTKILVSKTLKYYSDILKEVNFLRVHQSHLVNKSFIKEFIKSDGGYLILTDSSNIPVSARKKTEIIAALKK